A genomic stretch from Bacterioplanes sanyensis includes:
- a CDS encoding ParA family protein, whose amino-acid sequence MSKILAITNQKGGVGKTTTAVNLSASLAATKKRALLVDMDPQGNATMGAGVDKHELELSLYDVLTGGCRTAAAIVHSEAAGFDVLPANADLTAAEVELMDMSRRESRLREALAEVRPDYDFIIIDCPPSLNMLTLNALVAAHGAVIPMQCEYYALEGLSALLQTIESLKASANPNLEIEGLLRTMYDPRNSLTVDVSNQLIEHFGDRVYDTVIPRNVRLAEAPSHGVPALVYDKSSRGAVAYLALAGELSRRAKQAAETA is encoded by the coding sequence GTGAGTAAGATACTGGCCATCACCAATCAAAAGGGCGGTGTGGGTAAAACCACCACCGCGGTGAACCTCAGTGCCTCGCTGGCGGCGACCAAAAAGCGCGCACTGCTGGTGGATATGGATCCACAAGGCAACGCCACCATGGGCGCTGGCGTCGATAAACACGAACTGGAATTGTCACTTTATGATGTGCTCACGGGCGGCTGTCGTACGGCCGCGGCCATAGTGCACTCTGAGGCGGCCGGCTTTGATGTGTTGCCAGCCAATGCTGACTTAACCGCCGCCGAAGTTGAACTGATGGACATGAGCAGGCGCGAAAGTCGCTTGCGCGAAGCGCTGGCGGAAGTGCGTCCAGATTACGACTTCATCATCATCGACTGCCCACCTTCTTTGAACATGCTAACGCTGAACGCTCTGGTCGCGGCTCACGGCGCTGTGATTCCGATGCAGTGCGAGTACTACGCACTGGAGGGGTTGAGCGCGCTGCTGCAAACCATTGAATCGCTCAAGGCGTCGGCCAATCCGAACCTCGAGATTGAAGGGTTGCTGCGTACCATGTACGACCCGCGCAACAGCCTGACTGTCGATGTTTCCAATCAGTTAATAGAGCACTTTGGCGACCGCGTGTACGACACCGTCATTCCGCGCAACGTGCGGCTGGCGGAAGCGCCAAGCCACGGTGTACCTGCGCTGGTGTACGACAAATCGTCACGCGGTGCCGTCGCTTACCTGGCGTTAGCGGGCGAGCTGAGTCGTCGGGCCAAGCAAGCGGCGGAAACGGCCTAA
- the atpE gene encoding F0F1 ATP synthase subunit C, with amino-acid sequence MELVYIAAAIMIGLGALGTGIGFALLGGKLLESTARQPELAPMLQTKTFLMAGLLDAVPMIGLGIAMYLIFVVAG; translated from the coding sequence ATGGAACTCGTATATATCGCTGCTGCAATCATGATCGGTCTGGGTGCCCTGGGTACTGGTATCGGCTTCGCACTGCTGGGTGGCAAGTTGCTGGAAAGCACGGCTCGTCAGCCTGAGTTGGCACCTATGCTGCAAACCAAAACCTTCCTGATGGCGGGTCTGTTGGACGCCGTGCCTATGATCGGTCTTGGTATCGCGATGTACCTGATTTTCGTTGTTGCTGGTTAA
- a CDS encoding F0F1 ATP synthase subunit B — MNMNLTILGQLIAFAIFVWFCMKYVWPPLTAAMRERQAKIAEGLDAANRAARDLELAQSRAAEQLRESKQQAAEIIEQANKRASQIIDEAKEQSRQEGERLVAAAQAEIEHEINRAREELRKQVSELATTGAAKILGQSVDAAAHQRLLDQLAEEL; from the coding sequence GTGAACATGAATCTGACCATCCTTGGTCAATTGATTGCCTTCGCGATTTTTGTCTGGTTTTGCATGAAGTACGTATGGCCGCCACTGACGGCGGCTATGCGTGAGCGCCAGGCGAAAATCGCCGAAGGTCTGGACGCAGCCAACCGTGCTGCGCGTGACCTTGAACTGGCCCAATCTCGTGCCGCAGAGCAGTTGCGTGAAAGTAAGCAGCAAGCTGCTGAAATCATCGAGCAGGCTAACAAGCGTGCAAGCCAGATCATTGACGAGGCGAAAGAACAGTCACGTCAGGAAGGCGAGCGTCTGGTCGCTGCTGCGCAGGCTGAAATCGAGCATGAAATTAATCGTGCCCGTGAAGAGCTGCGTAAGCAGGTCTCAGAATTGGCCACCACTGGTGCCGCTAAAATCCTCGGTCAGTCTGTTGATGCAGCGGCGCACCAGCGTCTGTTGGATCAACTGGCCGAAGAGCTATAA
- a CDS encoding ParB/RepB/Spo0J family partition protein — MVKKKRGLGRGLDALMAGSKAATEADISAEQVAAAPQIEEDEALTDGTLRRLPVEWIQPGQYQPRRDMHPEALEELAASIKAQGLMQPVVVRPLPGATQRFELIAGERRWRACQLAGLDTLPALIRLVSDETTIAMALIENIQREDLNPMEEANALKRLQQEFDLTQLEVAEAVGKNRATVANLLRLTNLNDDVKRLLEHGDIDMGHARALLALEGGQQSEAAAQVVAKALNVRQTEALVRQLQQTPTESTAKNSPDPDIKRLEQVLGDRLGAQVAIQHGNKGKGKLVINYTSLDELEGILSHIQ; from the coding sequence ATGGTAAAGAAAAAACGCGGCCTTGGACGTGGCCTGGACGCCTTGATGGCGGGAAGTAAAGCGGCAACGGAAGCGGACATCAGCGCTGAGCAAGTGGCCGCTGCGCCGCAAATCGAAGAAGACGAAGCTCTAACCGACGGCACCTTAAGGCGCCTACCGGTGGAGTGGATTCAACCAGGCCAGTATCAACCGCGGCGCGATATGCATCCCGAAGCGTTGGAAGAGCTGGCCGCCTCGATCAAAGCTCAGGGGTTGATGCAGCCAGTCGTCGTGCGTCCGCTGCCGGGTGCAACGCAACGCTTTGAGCTGATTGCCGGTGAACGTCGCTGGCGTGCTTGTCAGTTGGCTGGGTTGGACACTTTGCCGGCGCTGATTCGTCTGGTTTCTGATGAAACCACCATCGCCATGGCGCTGATCGAGAACATTCAGCGTGAAGACTTAAACCCCATGGAAGAAGCCAACGCGCTGAAACGCTTGCAGCAGGAGTTTGACCTGACGCAGCTGGAAGTGGCGGAAGCGGTGGGTAAAAATCGCGCCACCGTGGCCAATTTGCTGCGCCTGACAAATCTTAACGATGACGTGAAACGCTTGCTCGAGCACGGCGATATCGACATGGGCCACGCGCGTGCTTTGTTGGCACTGGAAGGCGGTCAGCAAAGCGAAGCAGCAGCTCAAGTGGTGGCTAAAGCCCTTAACGTTCGCCAGACCGAAGCGCTGGTACGCCAGCTGCAGCAGACGCCGACTGAAAGCACAGCGAAAAACAGCCCCGATCCAGACATCAAGCGCCTTGAGCAGGTGTTGGGTGATCGCTTAGGTGCCCAAGTGGCCATCCAACATGGCAATAAAGGAAAGGGTAAATTGGTGATCAACTACACCAGCCTGGACGAGTTGGAAGGCATTTTGAGCCACATCCAGTAA
- a CDS encoding DUF1330 domain-containing protein, with the protein MHHMLVGLQISNEQVYRQYRQAMKPILQRFGGDFLYDVQVSQVLKAQHGEAFNRLFVIAFPTAEQLEQFFVQPDYLAAKEEFFDASVESTHFLAQWPS; encoded by the coding sequence ATGCATCACATGTTAGTTGGATTACAGATATCGAATGAGCAGGTTTATCGTCAGTATCGCCAAGCGATGAAACCGATATTGCAGCGCTTTGGCGGCGACTTTCTCTACGATGTGCAGGTGTCGCAGGTATTAAAAGCCCAGCACGGAGAAGCGTTCAATCGTCTGTTTGTCATTGCTTTTCCGACAGCAGAGCAGCTGGAGCAGTTTTTTGTGCAGCCCGACTACCTAGCTGCCAAGGAAGAGTTTTTTGACGCATCCGTGGAGAGCACTCACTTTTTGGCGCAATGGCCCAGTTAG
- a CDS encoding YbfB/YjiJ family MFS transporter, which yields MTHAHASPWQPIIAAAVALILVHGLGRFVYTPLLPLLVEDGLLSLSQAASLASWNYIGYLIGAMLALWLFQRQLGRSGLITAIAFNAIGTLLQTQADSYSPLLVLRLFNGITNGVVFVLAPALVLEWLVRHHAGHLSGLMYLGVGVGLLGSSVLVDATDFLHAADRWWPAALLSLPLAAWSGWALWRLPPAHPSNTAGVNTALWDQASTPLFLAYAGAGLGYILPMTFLPAVAQQWQLTVQPSAWLIVALASLPSTWLWNHLGARLGDRPALLINYALQASGVAALLIFQQQVLGLWLCAALVGGTFLGSVLLTQRLARQLHPHQGPRLSAALIALYGFTQLLGPWLARMGLERGMDLSSTFVVGLAALVWAWLLMWWVPIDNKS from the coding sequence ATGACTCACGCCCATGCCTCGCCTTGGCAGCCGATCATTGCAGCCGCAGTCGCTCTGATATTGGTGCATGGTCTCGGGCGTTTTGTGTATACCCCACTGCTGCCCTTGCTGGTGGAGGACGGGCTGCTGAGTTTGAGCCAAGCCGCCAGCCTCGCCAGTTGGAACTACATCGGTTACTTGATCGGCGCTATGTTAGCCCTGTGGCTGTTCCAGCGGCAGTTGGGTCGCTCCGGGCTGATCACAGCCATTGCGTTCAATGCCATTGGTACGCTGCTGCAAACTCAGGCAGACAGCTATTCACCTTTATTAGTGTTGCGCCTGTTTAACGGCATAACTAATGGCGTGGTGTTTGTGTTGGCACCCGCGCTGGTATTGGAATGGTTGGTACGGCATCACGCCGGGCATCTAAGCGGGTTGATGTATTTGGGTGTCGGTGTTGGCTTGCTCGGCAGCAGCGTATTGGTCGATGCCACCGACTTTCTGCACGCAGCCGATCGTTGGTGGCCTGCGGCATTATTATCGCTTCCGCTGGCGGCTTGGAGCGGCTGGGCTTTGTGGCGGTTGCCGCCGGCCCATCCCAGCAATACTGCTGGGGTGAATACAGCGCTGTGGGATCAAGCCAGTACGCCACTGTTTTTGGCTTATGCGGGCGCCGGACTGGGTTACATCCTACCGATGACGTTTTTACCCGCCGTCGCCCAGCAGTGGCAGCTCACGGTGCAGCCCAGTGCTTGGTTGATTGTTGCACTGGCGTCCTTGCCATCGACCTGGCTGTGGAATCATTTGGGCGCACGCCTGGGCGATAGGCCCGCTTTGCTGATCAATTACGCTCTACAGGCCAGCGGCGTCGCTGCCCTGCTTATTTTTCAACAGCAAGTGCTGGGCTTGTGGCTATGCGCCGCATTAGTAGGTGGGACCTTTTTAGGCTCAGTGTTATTAACCCAGCGCCTAGCCCGCCAGCTGCACCCGCATCAAGGGCCGCGTTTGAGTGCCGCTTTGATTGCACTGTACGGCTTTACTCAGTTACTTGGCCCCTGGCTGGCGCGTATGGGCCTGGAGCGAGGCATGGATTTGTCATCGACCTTTGTTGTTGGGCTGGCGGCCTTAGTGTGGGCTTGGCTATTAATGTGGTGGGTGCCCATAGATAACAAAAGCTAG
- the atpD gene encoding F0F1 ATP synthase subunit beta, producing the protein MSGRIVQIIGAVIDVEFPRDNVPKVYDALTVDGTETTLEVQQQLGDGVVRTIAMGSTEGLKRGLPVTNTNAPIQVPVGIETLGRIMDVLGRPIDECGDIGEQERASIHRQAPSFDEQANSTELLETGIKVIDLICPFAKGGKVGLFGGAGVGKTVNMMELINNIAKAHSGLSVFAGVGERTREGNDFYYEMAESGVVDLENKPNSKVAMVYGQMNEPPGNRLRVALTGLTMAEKFRDEGKDVLLFVDNIYRYTLAGTEVSALLGRMPSAVGYQPTLAEEMGVLQERITSTKTGSITSIQAVYVPADDLTDPSPATTFAHLDSTVVLSRDIAAKGIYPAIDPLDSTSRQLDPLVIGNEHYDCARGVQGVLQRYKELKDIIAILGMDELSDEDKQLVARARKIERFLSQPFHVAEVFTGAPGKYVSLKETIRGFQGILNGDYDALPEQAFYMCGTIDEAIEKAEKL; encoded by the coding sequence ATGAGCGGACGTATCGTACAGATCATCGGTGCCGTGATCGACGTGGAATTTCCACGCGACAACGTGCCTAAGGTCTACGACGCCCTGACCGTGGATGGTACTGAAACCACGCTTGAAGTGCAGCAGCAGCTGGGCGACGGCGTGGTTCGTACCATTGCGATGGGCTCGACAGAAGGTCTGAAGCGTGGCCTGCCTGTCACTAACACCAATGCACCTATCCAGGTACCTGTGGGTATTGAAACCCTCGGTCGTATCATGGATGTACTGGGTCGTCCTATCGACGAGTGTGGCGACATTGGTGAGCAGGAGCGTGCTTCTATTCACCGTCAGGCGCCAAGCTTCGACGAGCAAGCCAACAGCACTGAGCTGCTGGAAACCGGTATTAAAGTAATCGACCTGATCTGCCCATTCGCTAAGGGTGGTAAGGTTGGTCTGTTCGGTGGTGCCGGTGTTGGTAAAACCGTAAACATGATGGAGCTGATCAACAACATCGCTAAGGCACACTCAGGTTTGTCTGTATTCGCGGGTGTTGGTGAGCGTACTCGTGAAGGTAACGACTTCTACTACGAGATGGCAGAATCCGGCGTTGTTGACCTGGAAAACAAGCCTAACTCTAAAGTAGCAATGGTTTACGGCCAGATGAACGAACCCCCAGGCAACCGTCTGCGTGTGGCTCTGACTGGTCTGACCATGGCTGAGAAGTTCCGTGACGAAGGTAAAGACGTACTGTTGTTCGTTGACAACATTTACCGTTACACCCTGGCGGGAACCGAGGTTTCTGCACTGTTGGGTCGTATGCCTTCAGCGGTAGGTTATCAGCCAACGCTGGCTGAAGAAATGGGTGTTCTGCAAGAGCGTATTACCTCGACGAAAACTGGCTCGATTACCTCGATCCAGGCGGTATACGTACCTGCGGATGACTTGACTGACCCATCGCCAGCGACCACCTTCGCGCACTTGGACTCGACTGTTGTACTGTCTCGTGACATCGCTGCTAAGGGTATTTACCCAGCGATTGACCCACTGGACTCTACTTCACGTCAGCTGGATCCTCTGGTGATCGGTAACGAACACTATGATTGTGCTCGTGGTGTACAGGGTGTTCTGCAGCGCTATAAAGAGCTGAAAGACATCATTGCGATTCTGGGTATGGACGAGCTGTCTGACGAAGACAAGCAGCTGGTAGCCCGTGCCCGTAAGATCGAGCGTTTCCTGTCTCAGCCATTCCACGTGGCCGAGGTATTTACCGGTGCACCTGGTAAATACGTTTCTCTGAAAGAAACCATTCGTGGTTTCCAAGGCATTCTGAACGGTGACTACGACGCACTGCCTGAGCAGGCGTTCTACATGTGTGGCACCATCGACGAAGCCATCGAGAAAGCGGAAAAGCTGTAA
- the atpB gene encoding F0F1 ATP synthase subunit A — MAENSQEYIAHHLTNLTYGKLPAGYVRTAKDGTQTELTADTWTVALSGQEAKDMGFMAFHLDSIGWSVAMGLLFAFIFGKAAKMATSGVPGKMQNAVESVVEFVDNTVKETFHGRSPLIAPLALTIFVWVFLMNSLKWLPVDLIPSIASALGLPYFKIVPTADPNGTFGLSIGVFLLIIFYSIKIKGAGGFAKELSLTPFNHPIAIPFNLFLELLGLLTKPVSLALRLFGNMYAGEVVFILIALLPFYLQWVLNVPWAIFHILVIPLQAFIFMVLTIVYLSQAHEDH, encoded by the coding sequence ATGGCTGAAAACTCCCAAGAGTATATTGCTCATCACTTAACCAATTTGACGTACGGCAAGCTGCCCGCTGGCTACGTTCGTACCGCCAAAGACGGTACTCAAACTGAGTTGACCGCAGACACCTGGACTGTCGCTTTGAGCGGCCAGGAAGCCAAAGACATGGGCTTTATGGCCTTTCATTTGGACTCCATCGGCTGGTCGGTAGCGATGGGTTTGCTGTTCGCCTTTATCTTTGGCAAAGCAGCAAAAATGGCCACTTCTGGTGTGCCAGGTAAAATGCAAAATGCTGTTGAAAGCGTTGTCGAGTTTGTTGATAACACGGTTAAAGAAACCTTCCATGGCCGCAGCCCGTTGATTGCGCCGCTAGCGCTGACGATTTTCGTCTGGGTATTCCTGATGAACTCCCTCAAGTGGCTGCCGGTTGATCTGATTCCGAGCATTGCCAGTGCATTGGGTCTGCCCTACTTCAAGATCGTGCCAACGGCCGATCCGAATGGTACTTTTGGCTTGTCTATCGGCGTGTTCCTGCTGATTATCTTCTACAGCATTAAGATTAAAGGTGCTGGTGGCTTTGCCAAAGAGCTGTCGCTGACGCCGTTCAACCATCCCATTGCCATTCCGTTCAACCTGTTCCTAGAACTTCTGGGACTGCTGACTAAGCCGGTGTCATTGGCTCTGCGTCTGTTCGGTAACATGTACGCAGGTGAGGTGGTATTTATTTTGATCGCGCTGCTGCCGTTCTACTTGCAGTGGGTGCTGAACGTGCCTTGGGCGATCTTCCATATTCTGGTGATTCCGTTGCAGGCTTTCATCTTCATGGTTCTGACGATTGTATATCTGAGTCAGGCTCACGAAGATCACTAA
- a CDS encoding F0F1 ATP synthase subunit delta has protein sequence MAELTTLARPYAKAVFAQAQDSNTLDAWSQQLSLLAACSQNADLAVVLTHPSLTIEQQGQALIDVCGDELNDAAKNLVAALAENKRLTLIPEIAALYEELKAQLQNTVDVVVTSAQALSSAQADTLAQALKKRLQCEVRLTSEVDESLIGGAIIRAGDLVIDGSVTGKLSKLAEAMKS, from the coding sequence ATGGCTGAATTAACAACACTCGCTCGGCCATACGCCAAGGCGGTGTTTGCGCAGGCCCAGGACAGCAATACGCTGGATGCCTGGAGTCAACAGCTGTCGCTGTTGGCTGCCTGCTCGCAGAACGCCGACCTGGCCGTCGTGCTGACTCATCCGTCACTGACCATCGAACAACAGGGCCAAGCTCTGATCGATGTGTGTGGCGATGAGCTGAACGATGCCGCAAAAAATCTGGTAGCCGCTCTGGCTGAAAACAAGCGTTTGACGCTGATACCTGAAATCGCCGCTCTGTACGAAGAGTTGAAGGCACAACTACAGAACACCGTAGATGTGGTCGTTACTTCAGCTCAGGCGCTGAGCTCTGCACAAGCCGATACGCTGGCGCAAGCACTGAAGAAGCGTTTGCAGTGCGAAGTACGACTGACCAGCGAAGTCGATGAATCACTCATCGGCGGTGCCATCATCCGTGCAGGCGATCTGGTAATCGACGGCTCTGTCACTGGCAAGCTGTCGAAGTTAGCCGAAGCGATGAAATCCTAG
- a CDS encoding F0F1 ATP synthase subunit epsilon — MAMTVHCDIVSAEESLFAGLVERVVATGEMGELGIEPGHAPLLTPLKPGPIRIVKQGGGEEIVYLSGGYLEVQPHIVTVLADTAVRADNLDEAAALEAKKHAEQALENQGADFDYSRALTQLAEAAAQLRTIQQIREKLGKR, encoded by the coding sequence ATGGCAATGACAGTCCACTGCGATATTGTCAGCGCGGAAGAAAGCCTGTTTGCAGGCTTGGTTGAGCGTGTGGTTGCCACAGGTGAGATGGGTGAGCTGGGTATTGAACCCGGTCATGCTCCCCTGCTGACACCGCTGAAGCCAGGTCCGATCCGTATCGTTAAGCAAGGTGGCGGCGAAGAGATCGTATATCTCTCCGGCGGTTACTTGGAAGTTCAGCCACATATCGTCACGGTATTGGCCGACACTGCGGTACGGGCAGACAATCTGGATGAAGCGGCGGCTCTGGAAGCGAAGAAGCACGCCGAACAGGCACTGGAAAATCAAGGCGCAGATTTCGATTATTCGCGTGCATTGACCCAGCTGGCCGAAGCGGCGGCGCAACTGCGCACCATTCAGCAGATCCGCGAAAAACTGGGCAAGCGTTAA
- the rsmG gene encoding 16S rRNA (guanine(527)-N(7))-methyltransferase RsmG, translating into MDALTRQLRDGALALDIALTDAQLQQLMDYLQLLLKWNKAYNLTAIREPAEMVSLHLLDSLAVHKALGSAQRIADVGTGPGLPGIVLAIMNPDRDFTLLDSNGKKTRFLFQAKTSLKLPHVTIVNERVEAYQPAQPFDMIVSRAFASLYDMTHWCQHLCAPQGYFLAMKGQYPHQEIADLENRFAVVDAQAVTIPGVEAERHLLQLRPTEGVN; encoded by the coding sequence ATGGATGCCTTAACCCGGCAACTGCGAGATGGCGCTTTGGCCCTCGATATCGCCTTGACCGACGCCCAGCTGCAACAACTGATGGACTATTTGCAGCTGTTGTTAAAGTGGAATAAAGCCTACAACTTAACCGCCATTCGCGAGCCTGCGGAGATGGTGTCGCTGCATTTGCTCGATAGTTTGGCGGTGCATAAGGCGTTGGGCAGCGCTCAGCGCATTGCCGATGTTGGCACCGGGCCAGGTTTGCCCGGCATTGTGTTGGCGATCATGAATCCGGATCGGGATTTCACTCTGCTGGACAGCAATGGCAAGAAAACGCGTTTCTTGTTCCAGGCCAAAACCAGCCTGAAACTGCCCCACGTGACCATCGTTAACGAGCGCGTGGAAGCCTATCAACCGGCGCAGCCGTTCGATATGATCGTTAGTCGAGCGTTTGCCTCTTTGTACGATATGACACATTGGTGTCAGCATTTATGTGCTCCACAGGGTTACTTCCTGGCCATGAAAGGGCAATATCCTCATCAGGAAATTGCCGATCTTGAGAATCGGTTCGCGGTCGTTGATGCCCAAGCTGTCACCATTCCGGGTGTTGAGGCCGAACGTCACTTGCTGCAGTTACGGCCAACTGAGGGTGTTAATTAA
- a CDS encoding ATP synthase subunit I — protein MSSIPRPPAYKIVLIQLVVTLIVALLAWLHSDVAAGSALLGGLLCALPNAYFIWRVFRFTGARSTPRIVQSLYRGEAWKFLLTAMGFAVVFIHVEPLNYLALFAGYLTVQLGHVFSAGLKNF, from the coding sequence GTGTCATCCATACCGCGCCCGCCGGCTTATAAAATCGTCTTGATTCAGCTGGTTGTTACACTGATCGTCGCGCTACTGGCCTGGTTGCACAGCGACGTGGCCGCCGGATCGGCATTGTTGGGAGGTTTGCTGTGTGCACTGCCCAATGCCTACTTTATCTGGCGCGTCTTCCGCTTCACCGGTGCCCGCTCGACACCTCGCATCGTACAGTCGTTGTACCGCGGGGAAGCATGGAAATTTTTGCTGACGGCCATGGGTTTTGCCGTCGTCTTTATCCATGTTGAGCCATTGAATTATCTCGCACTGTTTGCAGGCTATCTGACAGTGCAGCTGGGACACGTGTTCTCAGCCGGATTAAAGAATTTTTAA
- the atpG gene encoding F0F1 ATP synthase subunit gamma, protein MAVGKEIKEQISSVQSTQKITSAMEKVAVSKMRRAQLRMQESRPYADKIRQVASHLAIANSEYRHRYLEERDIKRVGFIVVSSDRGLCGGLNNNLFKRLAQQSKEWKDKGVEVDYCAVGAKANLFFSSFGGNVLASTTHMGDAPELASLIGSVKVMLDAYDEGKIDRLFIMHNHFVNTMTQQPQTVQLLPLEADESDNRTHSWDYLYEPDAASIIDGLLLRYIESQVYQGVVENNACEQAARMLAMKNATDNAGSMIDELNLLYNKARQAAITQEISEIVGGAAAV, encoded by the coding sequence ATGGCAGTCGGAAAAGAGATTAAAGAGCAGATATCGAGCGTACAAAGCACGCAGAAAATTACTTCAGCGATGGAAAAAGTCGCCGTAAGTAAGATGCGTCGCGCTCAGCTGCGCATGCAAGAGAGCCGGCCTTATGCGGATAAGATCCGTCAGGTAGCCAGCCATCTTGCCATTGCCAACAGCGAGTATCGTCACCGATATCTGGAAGAACGCGACATTAAGCGCGTTGGTTTTATCGTGGTTTCTTCCGACCGTGGTCTGTGTGGTGGTTTGAACAACAACTTGTTCAAGCGCCTGGCACAACAAAGCAAAGAATGGAAAGACAAAGGGGTTGAAGTCGACTATTGCGCCGTCGGTGCAAAGGCGAACCTGTTTTTCTCTAGCTTTGGCGGTAACGTGCTGGCGTCGACTACTCACATGGGCGACGCGCCGGAACTGGCCAGCCTGATTGGCTCGGTCAAGGTCATGCTGGATGCGTATGACGAAGGTAAGATTGATCGCCTGTTTATCATGCACAATCACTTCGTCAACACCATGACGCAGCAGCCACAAACCGTACAACTGCTGCCACTTGAGGCAGACGAAAGCGATAACAGAACCCATTCCTGGGATTACCTGTATGAGCCTGATGCGGCTTCCATCATTGATGGTCTGTTGCTGCGCTACATCGAATCACAGGTGTATCAGGGTGTTGTAGAGAACAATGCCTGTGAGCAGGCTGCACGTATGCTGGCGATGAAAAACGCCACCGATAACGCGGGCAGCATGATCGATGAGCTGAACTTGCTGTACAACAAAGCACGTCAGGCAGCTATTACCCAGGAAATTTCTGAAATCGTTGGCGGTGCCGCGGCGGTATAG
- the atpA gene encoding F0F1 ATP synthase subunit alpha: MQQLNPSEISEVIKKRIESLDVTSQAQNEGTVVSVSDGIVRIHGLADAMYGEMIEFEGGVFGLAMNLERDSVGAVVLGDYKGLAEGQTAKCTGRILEVPTGEALLGRVVDALGNPIDGKGPLDTNTSAPVERVAPGVIARQGVDQPLQTGYKAVDSMVPIGRGQRELIIGDRQTGKSAMAIDAIINQKGTGVKCIYVAIGQKQSSIANVVRKLEEHGALEHTIIVAAGAADPAAMQFLAPYSGCAMGEYFLDRGEDALIVYDDLTKQAWAYRQISLLLKRPPGREAYPGDVFYLHSRLLERACRVNPDYVKQVSGVEGKTGSLTALPIIETQGGDVSAFVPTNVISITDGQIFLETNLFNSGVRPAMNAGISVSRVGGAAQTKIIKKLGGGIRLALAQYRELAAFAQFASDLDDATRAQLEHGRAVTELMKQGQYAPMSTAEMGLSIFAANEGFLNDVEVDKIQAFEAALLAYANSEYAALMAKINEKGDFNDDIAAGLKECIEKFKSTQAW; this comes from the coding sequence ATGCAGCAACTGAATCCATCCGAGATCAGTGAAGTCATCAAAAAACGCATCGAAAGTCTCGATGTGACTTCACAAGCCCAGAACGAGGGCACCGTCGTATCTGTTTCCGACGGTATCGTTCGTATCCATGGTCTTGCCGACGCTATGTACGGTGAGATGATTGAATTTGAAGGCGGTGTTTTCGGCCTGGCCATGAACCTGGAACGCGACTCTGTTGGCGCGGTAGTCCTGGGTGACTACAAAGGTCTGGCAGAAGGTCAAACCGCTAAGTGTACTGGCCGCATTCTGGAAGTACCGACTGGCGAAGCTTTGCTGGGTCGTGTCGTTGATGCGCTGGGTAACCCAATTGATGGCAAAGGCCCTCTGGACACCAACACGTCAGCTCCGGTTGAACGCGTTGCACCAGGCGTTATTGCTCGTCAGGGCGTAGACCAGCCATTGCAGACTGGTTACAAGGCCGTTGACTCCATGGTGCCGATCGGCCGTGGCCAGCGTGAGCTGATCATTGGTGACCGTCAGACTGGTAAGTCAGCGATGGCGATCGACGCCATTATCAACCAGAAAGGCACTGGCGTTAAGTGTATCTACGTGGCCATCGGCCAGAAGCAATCTTCGATTGCTAACGTAGTGCGCAAGCTGGAAGAGCACGGTGCTCTGGAACACACCATCATCGTCGCTGCCGGTGCAGCGGATCCTGCAGCAATGCAGTTCCTGGCCCCTTACAGTGGCTGTGCGATGGGTGAATACTTCCTCGACCGTGGCGAAGACGCACTGATCGTCTATGACGATTTGACCAAGCAAGCTTGGGCATACCGTCAGATCTCACTGCTGTTGAAGCGTCCTCCAGGTCGTGAAGCTTACCCGGGTGACGTTTTCTACTTGCACTCACGTCTGCTGGAGCGCGCATGTCGCGTGAACCCAGACTACGTCAAGCAAGTCAGCGGTGTGGAAGGCAAAACTGGCTCACTGACGGCACTGCCGATCATTGAAACCCAGGGCGGTGACGTATCTGCGTTCGTACCGACCAACGTGATCTCGATCACCGACGGTCAGATCTTCCTGGAAACCAACCTGTTCAACTCAGGCGTACGCCCTGCGATGAACGCCGGTATTTCGGTTTCTCGTGTTGGTGGTGCAGCGCAAACCAAGATCATCAAAAAGTTGGGCGGTGGTATTCGTCTGGCTCTGGCTCAGTACCGTGAACTGGCGGCGTTCGCACAGTTTGCTTCTGACCTGGATGATGCGACTCGCGCCCAGTTGGAGCACGGCCGTGCAGTGACCGAGCTGATGAAGCAAGGTCAGTACGCACCGATGTCGACTGCCGAAATGGGTCTGTCGATTTTTGCTGCCAACGAAGGCTTCCTGAACGACGTTGAAGTGGACAAGATTCAGGCATTCGAAGCCGCTCTGCTCGCTTACGCCAACAGCGAATACGCTGCATTGATGGCGAAGATTAACGAGAAGGGTGACTTCAATGATGATATCGCCGCTGGCCTGAAAGAGTGTATTGAGAAGTTCAAAAGCACTCAGGCTTGGTAA